From Symphalangus syndactylus isolate Jambi chromosome 17, NHGRI_mSymSyn1-v2.1_pri, whole genome shotgun sequence, one genomic window encodes:
- the CD177 gene encoding LOW QUALITY PROTEIN: CD177 antigen (The sequence of the model RefSeq protein was modified relative to this genomic sequence to represent the inferred CDS: inserted 2 bases in 1 codon) yields the protein MSLVLLLALLGVTFPLPGVQALFCQFATIQDVWNLSDLPLRWTPKNTSCASGMGCQDTLVLIESGPQVSVVLSKGCTEAKDQEPRVTEHRMGPGLSLVSYTFVCRQEDFCNNLLTSVPLWAPQPPADPGSLRCPVCLSMEGCLEGTTXICPKGTTHCYNGLLRLRGGGIFSNLRVQGCMPQPGCNLLNGTQEIGPVGMTENCNTKDFLTCHQGTTVETQRNSAQKPTDWTTSNTKMCEAGQVCQETLLLIDGGLTSTLVGTKGCSAVGAQNSQKTTIHSAPPGVLVASYTHFCSSNLCNNASSSSVLLNSLPPQAAPIPGDRQCPTCVQLFGTCSSDSSRMTCPRGATHCYDGYIHLSGGGLTTTMSIQGCVAQPSSSLLNHTRQIGIFSVREKGDEPPPAPQPEGGGAGGLESLTWWVGLALALALWWGAVCPSC from the exons ATGAGCCTGGTGTTACTGCTGGCCCTCCTGGGGGTCACCTTCCCACTGCCGG GAGTGCAGGCGCTGTTCTGCCAGTTTGCGACAATTCAGGATGTGTGGAATCTGTCCGACCTACCCCTGCGATGGACCCCTAAGAACACCAGCTGCGCCAGCGGCATGGGGTGCCAGGACACGTTGGTGCTCATCGAGAGTG GACCCCAGGTGAGCGTGGTGCTCTCCAAGGGCTGCACGGAGGCCAAGGACCAGGAGCCCCGCGTCACCGAGCACCGGATGGGCCCCGGCCTCTCCCTGGTCTCCTACACCTTCGTGTGCCGCCAGGAGGACTTCTGCAACAACCTCCTTACCTCCGTCCCGCTTTGGGCCCCGCAGCCCCCAGCAG ACCCAGGATCCTTGAGGTGCCCAGTCTGCTTGTCTATGGAAGGCTGTCTGGAGGGGACAAC GATCTGCCCCAAGGGGACCACACACTGTTATAACGGCCTCCTCAGGCTCAGGGGAG GAGGCATCTTCTCCAATCTGAGAGTCCAGGGATGCATGCCCCAGCCGGGCTGCAACCTGCTCAATGGGACACAGGAAATTGGGCCCGTGGGTATGACTGAGAACTGCAATACGAAAG ATTTTCTGACCTGTCATCAGGGGACCACCGTGGAGACGCAGAGAAACTCAGCTCAAAAACCCACTGATTGGACCACATCTAATACCAAGATGTGCGAGGCGGGGCAGGTGTGTCAGGAGACGCTGCTGCTCATTGATGGAG GACTCACATCAACCCTGGTGGGGACCAAAGGCTGCAGCGCTGTTGGGGCTCAAAATTCCCAGAAGACCACCATCCACTCAGCCCCTCCCGGGGTGCTTGTGGCCTCCTATACCCACTTCTGCTCCTCGAACCTGTGCAATAatgccagcagcagcagcgtcCTGCTGAACTCCCTCCCTCCTCAAG CTGCCCCTATCCCAGGAGACCGGCAGTGTCCTACCTGTGTGCAGCTCTTTGGAACCTGCTCAAGTGACTCCTCCCGAATGACCTGCCCCAGGGGCGCCACTCATTGTTATGATGGGTACATTCATCTCTCAGGAG GTGGGCTGACCACCACAATGAGCATTCAGGGCTGCGTGGCCCAACCTTCCAGCTCCTTGTTGAACCACACCAGACAAATCGGGATCTTCTCTGTGCGTGAGAAGGGTGATGAGCCGCCTCCTGCCCCTCAGCCTgagggaggtggggctgggggcctggagtcTCTCACGTGGTGGGTGGGGCTAGCACTGGCCCTGGCACTCTGGTGGGGGGCGGTTTGCCCTTCCTGCTaa
- the TEX101 gene encoding testis-expressed protein 101 isoform X2, translating into MEARQIQTSSSQTSPEETMGTPHIQHLLILLVLGTSLLTSGLELYCQKGLSMTVEADPANMFNWTTEEVETCDKGALCQETILIIKAGTETAILATKGCIPEGEEAITIVQHYSPPGLMVTYSNYCEDSFCNDKDSLSQFWEFSETTASTVSTTLHYPTCVALGTCFSVPSLPCPNGTTRCYQGKLEITGGGIESSVEVKGCTATIGCRLMSGILAVGPMFVREVCPHQLLTQSRKTENGATCLPIPVWGLQLLLPLLLPSFIHFS; encoded by the exons ATGGAGGCGAGGCAG ATCCAGACCAGCTCCTCCCAAACCTCTCCAGAGGAAACCATGGGAACCCCCCATATCCAGCATTTGCTGATCCTCCTGGTCCTAGGAACCTCCCTCCTGACCT CGGGCCTAGAGCTGTATTGTCAAAAGGGTctatccatgactgtggaagcgGATCCAGCCAATATGTTTAACTGGACCACAGAGGAAGTTGAGACTTGTGACAAAGGGGCACTTTGCCAGGAAACCATACTAATAATTAAAGCAG GGACTGAGACAGCCATTTTGGCCACGAAGGGCTGCATCCCAGAAGGGGAGGAGGCCATAACAATTGTCCAGCACTATTCGCCCCCCGGCCTGATGGTGACCTACAGTAACTACTGTGAGGATTCCTTCTGTAATGACAAAGACAGCCTGTCTCAGTTTTGGGAGTTCAGTGAGACCACAG CTTCCACCGTGTCAACAACCCTCCACTACCCAACCTGTGTGGCTTTGGGGACCTGTTTCAGTGttccttctcttccctgtccCAATGGTACAACTCGATGCTATCAAGGAAAACTTGAGATCACTGGAG GTGGCATTGAGTCATCTGTGGAGGTCAAAGGCTGTACAGCCACGATTGGCTGCAGGCTGATGTCTGGAATCTTAGCAGTAGGACCCATGTTTGTGAGGGAAGTTTGCCCACATCAGCTGCTCACTCAATCTCGAAAGACTGAAAATGGGGCCACCTGTCTTCCCATTCCTGTTTGGGGGTTACAGCTACTGCTGCCATTGCTGTTGCCATCATTTATTCACTTTTCCTAA
- the TEX101 gene encoding testis-expressed protein 101 isoform X1, which produces MQIKTPHPEVSTCQDLDLISCVLAEKLTAFSPSNSQIQTSSSQTSPEETMGTPHIQHLLILLVLGTSLLTSGLELYCQKGLSMTVEADPANMFNWTTEEVETCDKGALCQETILIIKAGTETAILATKGCIPEGEEAITIVQHYSPPGLMVTYSNYCEDSFCNDKDSLSQFWEFSETTASTVSTTLHYPTCVALGTCFSVPSLPCPNGTTRCYQGKLEITGGGIESSVEVKGCTATIGCRLMSGILAVGPMFVREVCPHQLLTQSRKTENGATCLPIPVWGLQLLLPLLLPSFIHFS; this is translated from the exons atgcagattaaaacacCCCATCCTGAAGTCAGTACTTGCCAGGACCTAGATTTGATCTCATGTGTTCTGGCTGAAAAGTTAACTGCCTTCTCTCCCTCAAATTCACAGATCCAGACCAGCTCCTCCCAAACCTCTCCAGAGGAAACCATGGGAACCCCCCATATCCAGCATTTGCTGATCCTCCTGGTCCTAGGAACCTCCCTCCTGACCT CGGGCCTAGAGCTGTATTGTCAAAAGGGTctatccatgactgtggaagcgGATCCAGCCAATATGTTTAACTGGACCACAGAGGAAGTTGAGACTTGTGACAAAGGGGCACTTTGCCAGGAAACCATACTAATAATTAAAGCAG GGACTGAGACAGCCATTTTGGCCACGAAGGGCTGCATCCCAGAAGGGGAGGAGGCCATAACAATTGTCCAGCACTATTCGCCCCCCGGCCTGATGGTGACCTACAGTAACTACTGTGAGGATTCCTTCTGTAATGACAAAGACAGCCTGTCTCAGTTTTGGGAGTTCAGTGAGACCACAG CTTCCACCGTGTCAACAACCCTCCACTACCCAACCTGTGTGGCTTTGGGGACCTGTTTCAGTGttccttctcttccctgtccCAATGGTACAACTCGATGCTATCAAGGAAAACTTGAGATCACTGGAG GTGGCATTGAGTCATCTGTGGAGGTCAAAGGCTGTACAGCCACGATTGGCTGCAGGCTGATGTCTGGAATCTTAGCAGTAGGACCCATGTTTGTGAGGGAAGTTTGCCCACATCAGCTGCTCACTCAATCTCGAAAGACTGAAAATGGGGCCACCTGTCTTCCCATTCCTGTTTGGGGGTTACAGCTACTGCTGCCATTGCTGTTGCCATCATTTATTCACTTTTCCTAA